The following are from one region of the Polaribacter marinaquae genome:
- a CDS encoding M1 family metallopeptidase, with amino-acid sequence MRKIGLLILSFVFVIGATFAQESVTKEGHTNQNKFRQLKEILPTPNLQRTASGAPGIKYTQQKVDYNMDIVLDDENARIYGEETITYHNNSDDTLQYLWVQLDQNMRAADSKTPDIQSSRIPGKTSTARFNKSYIDAPFDGGFKIEHVKNIDNSNLSYTINQTMMRINLAQPLASGEKFQFKIKWWYNINNHRTDGGRSGYEHFKENGNNNYVIAQFYPRMCVYDNVEGWQNDQFWGRSEFALEFGDFTVNITTPDDHMLGATGVLKNPEDVFSKKELKRIEKARKTFDNPVVIRTQEEAEKIEKKKSKKTKTWQFYAENVRDYAFATSRKFIFDAMAVNINGKTVMAESLYSKEANPLYGDHSTRAVAQTLKTYSRYTFDYPYHKAISVDGQMGMEYPQICFNPGRPNPDGTYSDRVKYRMIKVTIHEVGHNFFPMIVNSDERQWTWMDEGLNSYMEMLAELDYDKDFPITRGYPKNIVRYMAGDQSRIAPIMSKGDNVYSFGNNAYGKPATALWILRETIMGKELFDHAFKTYAKRWKFKHPTPADFFRTMEDASGVDLDWFWRGWFYTTDVTDIGIEGVKKFYAEESNNGSVNFVEDKSTGLTIKKPKSAKPKYFYEVTYNKPGGLVMPIIVELTYADGTKEKKTYPAQIWRYNDKQVTKAIHSDKQITKIVIDPDLETADVDVSNNSFPREKKDQFSKFKKKMKN; translated from the coding sequence ATGAGAAAAATAGGGCTACTAATCCTTTCTTTTGTATTTGTAATTGGAGCAACTTTTGCACAAGAATCTGTAACAAAAGAAGGCCATACAAATCAAAACAAATTTAGACAGTTAAAAGAAATTTTACCAACTCCTAATTTACAAAGAACTGCTTCTGGTGCACCAGGAATAAAATATACGCAGCAAAAAGTAGATTACAATATGGATATTGTTTTAGATGATGAAAACGCAAGAATTTATGGTGAAGAAACAATTACATATCACAACAATTCTGATGACACGTTGCAATATTTATGGGTGCAATTAGACCAAAATATGCGTGCTGCAGATTCTAAAACTCCAGATATTCAATCAAGTAGAATTCCGGGTAAAACTTCAACAGCAAGATTTAATAAATCTTATATCGATGCACCTTTTGATGGTGGTTTTAAAATTGAACACGTTAAAAATATAGATAATAGCAATTTATCTTATACGATTAACCAAACAATGATGCGTATAAATTTAGCGCAACCATTGGCTTCTGGAGAAAAGTTTCAGTTTAAAATAAAATGGTGGTACAATATCAACAACCACAGAACAGATGGTGGTAGATCTGGTTACGAGCATTTTAAAGAAAACGGTAATAATAATTATGTGATTGCACAGTTTTACCCAAGAATGTGTGTGTATGATAATGTAGAAGGATGGCAAAACGACCAATTTTGGGGAAGAAGTGAATTTGCTTTAGAATTTGGAGATTTTACAGTAAACATTACTACGCCAGACGACCATATGTTAGGGGCAACTGGAGTTTTAAAAAATCCAGAAGATGTATTCTCTAAAAAAGAATTAAAAAGAATTGAAAAAGCTAGAAAAACTTTTGACAATCCTGTAGTTATTAGAACACAAGAAGAAGCAGAAAAAATTGAAAAAAAGAAGTCTAAAAAAACAAAGACTTGGCAATTTTATGCAGAAAACGTAAGAGATTACGCATTTGCAACTTCAAGAAAATTTATTTTTGATGCAATGGCTGTAAATATTAATGGTAAAACCGTAATGGCAGAATCTTTATATTCTAAAGAAGCAAATCCGTTATATGGCGACCATTCTACTAGAGCAGTTGCACAAACTTTAAAAACGTATTCTAGATATACTTTTGATTATCCTTATCACAAAGCTATTTCTGTAGACGGACAAATGGGTATGGAGTATCCACAAATTTGTTTCAATCCAGGTAGACCAAATCCTGATGGAACTTACTCTGATAGAGTAAAGTATAGAATGATTAAAGTTACCATTCACGAAGTTGGACACAACTTTTTTCCTATGATTGTTAATTCTGATGAAAGACAATGGACTTGGATGGACGAAGGTTTAAATTCTTACATGGAAATGCTTGCAGAATTAGACTACGATAAAGATTTTCCAATTACAAGAGGTTATCCTAAAAACATAGTTCGTTATATGGCCGGCGATCAATCTAGAATTGCGCCAATTATGTCTAAAGGAGATAATGTGTACAGTTTTGGTAACAATGCTTATGGTAAACCAGCAACTGCTTTATGGATTTTAAGAGAAACAATTATGGGTAAAGAATTATTTGACCATGCTTTTAAAACCTATGCAAAAAGATGGAAATTTAAGCACCCAACGCCTGCAGATTTCTTTAGAACAATGGAAGATGCTTCTGGTGTAGATTTAGATTGGTTCTGGAGAGGGTGGTTTTACACAACAGATGTTACAGACATCGGTATCGAAGGTGTTAAAAAGTTTTATGCAGAAGAATCTAACAACGGAAGTGTTAATTTTGTTGAAGATAAAAGTACTGGTTTAACAATTAAAAAACCAAAATCTGCTAAACCAAAGTATTTCTATGAAGTTACTTATAACAAACCAGGTGGTTTAGTAATGCCAATTATAGTAGAATTAACTTATGCAGATGGTACTAAAGAAAAGAAAACGTATCCTGCACAAATTTGGCGATACAATGACAAGCAAGTAACAAAAGCAATTCATTCAGATAAGCAAATTACTAAGATTGTCATCGATCCAGATTTAGAAACTGCAGATGTAGATGTATCTAACAACAGCTTTCCTAGAGAAAAGAAAGATCAATTTAGTAAGTTTAAAAAGAAAATGAAGAACTAA
- a CDS encoding FISUMP domain-containing protein has protein sequence MKSLIRLNFIILFLLIFGCSKDSINTNQLSDLTVTDIDGNIYNTITVGNQVWMLENLKTTTYNDGSPINKYEFGNDWHNGNTQIDYYQWADTFDLNRQFDEELPFDYYGAMYNHFAIESGKLAPKGWRIPTVVDFIELENYLSNNGQLGTEGKALKTTTGWLDLSGNGTDAIGFKGLPNGYINAFGGPTLGGGICTWATNTVNTQNGTRVTINLFDKTTILYANNAIQIGAGIRCIKK, from the coding sequence ATGAAATCACTTATCCGTCTTAACTTTATCATTTTATTTTTATTAATATTTGGATGTTCTAAAGATAGCATCAACACCAATCAATTATCTGACTTAACAGTTACTGATATAGATGGTAATATTTATAACACTATTACTGTTGGAAATCAAGTTTGGATGCTTGAAAACTTAAAGACCACAACTTATAATGATGGCTCACCAATCAATAAATATGAATTCGGGAATGATTGGCATAATGGAAATACACAAATAGATTATTATCAATGGGCAGATACCTTTGATTTAAACAGACAATTTGATGAAGAATTACCGTTTGATTATTACGGAGCAATGTATAATCATTTTGCAATAGAATCTGGGAAATTAGCACCTAAAGGATGGAGAATTCCTACTGTTGTAGATTTTATAGAATTAGAAAACTATCTCTCAAACAACGGACAACTAGGAACCGAAGGTAAAGCGCTTAAAACGACAACAGGATGGCTAGACTTGTCAGGAAATGGAACAGATGCTATTGGTTTTAAGGGGCTACCAAATGGATATATAAATGCTTTTGGTGGTCCAACATTGGGTGGCGGAATCTGTACTTGGGCTACAAACACTGTTAACACACAAAATGGCACTAGAGTTACTATTAACCTTTTTGATAAAACGACGATACTTTATGCTAATAATGCAATTCAAATTGGTGCAGGAATAAGATGTATAAAAAAATAA
- a CDS encoding DUF6702 family protein encodes MKLKKYILLLFVITLSSFSVHKYYLSLTQIKYNEEGKSVQVIINVFMDDIETALNKDNNIDLQLTTKKELKNNDIYFENYLKDKLHFKINNNAKNFNYIGKEYEGDLVFFYLEIEDVNAVSSIEISNKILMKHFPEQQNLIKSKVGKKNKSVLLEKDNYTEILTY; translated from the coding sequence ATGAAATTAAAAAAATATATTTTATTACTATTCGTAATAACCCTAAGTTCTTTTTCTGTACACAAATATTATTTAAGCTTAACTCAAATAAAATACAACGAAGAAGGTAAATCTGTACAGGTAATTATAAATGTTTTTATGGATGATATTGAAACTGCTCTAAATAAAGACAATAATATCGATTTGCAGCTTACCACCAAAAAAGAACTAAAAAATAACGATATTTATTTTGAAAACTATTTAAAAGATAAATTGCATTTTAAAATTAATAACAACGCTAAAAACTTTAATTATATTGGCAAAGAATACGAAGGCGATTTGGTTTTTTTCTATTTAGAAATAGAAGATGTAAACGCTGTTTCTTCTATAGAAATTAGCAACAAAATACTAATGAAACACTTTCCAGAACAACAAAACTTAATAAAGTCTAAAGTTGGTAAAAAAAATAAAAGCGTTTTATTAGAAAAAGATAATTACACAGAAATACTAACATATTAA
- a CDS encoding carboxypeptidase-like regulatory domain-containing protein, whose amino-acid sequence MPKKLLYIFILIPLSIYSQKQASIFKGKTIDSTTVVKDVHIINLNTKAGTFSLENGKFQIKAKVNDTLQLSSIGYQTKKMIVKAYHFIEKENLIEVKEAIYNLDEIVYKRTNLTGFLAADIKQTPKKNYKEKAVADLLIGIKNLDLKEIANMKVSLSEAHLIKPTKLRLPNTFEGVGFSFGVGNSNKKKKKKNFSDVLDEEDKIVKKIYNLLGEDFFKNDLNIKKEQHTLFINYCLNKNIIQLYKDKKMLKLITILKIESLEFLKH is encoded by the coding sequence ATGCCTAAAAAATTACTTTACATTTTTATTTTAATTCCTCTGTCAATTTACTCACAAAAACAAGCTTCTATATTTAAAGGCAAAACTATTGATTCTACTACCGTAGTAAAAGATGTACACATTATCAATTTAAATACTAAAGCAGGAACATTTTCTCTAGAAAACGGAAAATTTCAAATAAAAGCTAAAGTTAACGACACTTTACAATTGAGTTCTATAGGTTATCAAACAAAAAAAATGATTGTAAAAGCCTATCATTTTATAGAAAAAGAAAATTTGATCGAAGTAAAAGAAGCGATTTATAATTTAGATGAAATTGTATACAAAAGAACCAATTTAACAGGTTTTCTAGCAGCAGATATTAAACAAACACCTAAAAAGAATTATAAAGAAAAAGCCGTTGCCGATTTATTGATAGGTATTAAAAATTTAGATTTAAAAGAAATTGCAAACATGAAAGTAAGTTTGAGTGAAGCTCATTTAATAAAACCAACTAAGTTAAGATTGCCAAATACTTTTGAAGGCGTTGGTTTCTCTTTTGGTGTTGGTAATTCTAACAAGAAAAAGAAAAAGAAAAACTTTAGCGATGTATTAGATGAAGAAGATAAAATAGTTAAGAAAATTTACAACCTATTGGGCGAAGATTTTTTTAAAAATGATTTAAATATTAAAAAAGAACAACATACTCTTTTTATAAATTATTGTTTAAACAAAAACATTATTCAATTATATAAAGATAAAAAGATGTTAAAACTAATAACAATCTTAAAAATAGAAAGCTTAGAATTTTTAAAGCATTAA
- a CDS encoding M1 family metallopeptidase: protein MKKLSLLMFSLFFVSFATIAQQKTTEKKKTQQGHTDENKFRQMKDVFATPNDQHTASGAPGHQYSQQKVDYIMDIRLDENANKIYGDENITYHNNSKDHLEYLWVQLDQNMRADDSKTPLAKSNSAAAFVTPDNFMSSYMGEKKGFGYNITKVESNGKPLSHTINRTMMRINLPQALAPGKTFEFRIEWNYLINDINKDGGRSGLESFPDGNKNYTIAQFFPRLAVYNNVEGWQNMQFWGRSEFALEFGDYEVNLTVPADHIVEATGSLQNEKDVLSKTQRKRFEKARKSFDKPVLIVTQKEAEKNEKGRATGTKTWKFKANKVRDFAFATSRKYIWDAMAVNINGKTVMATSLYPKEGNPLWEEHSTRAVATTLIEYSKLTFDYPYPKAVSVHSERQGMEYPMICFNFGRPNEDGTYSDRTKKGMLGVIIHEVGHNFFPMIVNSDERQWTWMDEGLNSFVEILAEDVYDPELFASNPAKNITRYMGGDQANISPIMSQGDYVKQFGPNAYSKPAAGLYILRKTIMGPELFDHAFRTYSQRWMFKHPTPEDFFRTMQDASGMDLDWFFRGWFYTTDVTDIGIKTVKPLYLTDKPSERVTKLKEQYKQYFDNLGDLVYITDKKEDANANAMNKYANGKEVPAYIYSVEFEKPGGLVMPIIVELTYADGTTKRETFPAQIWMRSDTTARRVFSSTKEITSIVVDPDFETADVDTSNNSWPKKEGNKFEDFKKKQKN, encoded by the coding sequence ATGAAAAAACTTTCTTTACTAATGTTTTCTCTTTTCTTTGTTAGTTTTGCAACAATAGCACAACAGAAAACAACAGAAAAAAAGAAAACTCAGCAAGGGCACACAGACGAAAACAAATTCAGACAAATGAAAGATGTTTTCGCGACTCCAAACGATCAACATACTGCATCTGGTGCTCCAGGACATCAGTACTCGCAACAAAAAGTAGATTATATAATGGATATTCGTTTAGACGAAAATGCAAACAAAATCTATGGTGACGAAAACATTACTTATCACAATAATTCTAAAGACCATTTAGAATATTTATGGGTACAGTTAGACCAAAACATGCGTGCAGATGATTCTAAAACACCGTTGGCAAAATCTAACAGTGCTGCTGCCTTTGTTACTCCAGACAACTTTATGAGCTCTTACATGGGAGAAAAGAAAGGTTTTGGATATAATATTACAAAAGTAGAAAGTAATGGTAAGCCATTGTCTCATACAATTAACAGAACAATGATGCGAATTAATTTACCACAAGCATTAGCACCTGGTAAAACTTTCGAATTTAGAATTGAATGGAATTACTTAATCAACGATATCAACAAAGATGGTGGTCGTTCTGGTTTAGAATCTTTTCCTGATGGAAACAAAAATTATACAATTGCTCAGTTTTTTCCAAGATTAGCAGTTTACAATAACGTAGAAGGATGGCAAAACATGCAATTCTGGGGTCGTTCTGAATTTGCTTTAGAATTTGGAGATTACGAAGTAAACTTAACAGTACCAGCAGACCATATTGTAGAGGCTACAGGTTCTTTACAAAATGAAAAAGATGTTTTATCTAAAACACAACGTAAGCGTTTTGAAAAAGCTAGAAAAAGTTTTGACAAGCCAGTTCTAATTGTAACTCAAAAAGAAGCAGAGAAAAACGAAAAAGGACGTGCTACGGGTACAAAAACTTGGAAATTTAAAGCAAACAAAGTTCGTGACTTTGCTTTTGCTACGTCAAGAAAATATATTTGGGATGCAATGGCAGTTAACATTAACGGTAAAACTGTTATGGCTACTTCTTTATATCCAAAAGAAGGAAACCCGTTATGGGAAGAGCACTCTACTAGAGCTGTTGCAACAACTTTAATTGAATATTCTAAATTAACTTTCGATTATCCTTACCCAAAAGCTGTTTCTGTGCACTCAGAAAGACAAGGTATGGAGTACCCAATGATCTGTTTTAACTTTGGTAGACCAAATGAAGACGGAACGTATTCTGACAGAACTAAAAAAGGAATGTTAGGAGTAATTATTCATGAAGTTGGTCACAACTTTTTTCCAATGATTGTAAATTCTGATGAAAGACAATGGACTTGGATGGATGAAGGTTTAAACTCTTTCGTAGAAATTTTAGCTGAAGATGTATATGATCCAGAATTATTTGCTTCTAATCCTGCTAAAAACATTACACGTTATATGGGCGGAGACCAAGCAAACATCTCTCCTATTATGTCTCAAGGAGATTATGTAAAGCAATTTGGTCCTAATGCATATTCTAAGCCAGCTGCTGGTTTATATATTTTAAGAAAAACAATTATGGGTCCAGAATTGTTTGACCATGCATTTAGAACGTATTCTCAAAGATGGATGTTTAAACACCCTACTCCAGAAGATTTCTTTAGAACTATGCAAGATGCATCTGGTATGGATTTAGATTGGTTCTTTAGAGGATGGTTTTACACTACAGATGTTACAGATATCGGAATTAAAACTGTTAAGCCTTTATATTTAACAGATAAGCCAAGTGAAAGAGTAACTAAGTTAAAAGAACAATACAAGCAGTATTTTGACAACTTAGGTGACTTAGTGTATATTACAGACAAAAAAGAAGATGCAAACGCAAATGCAATGAATAAATATGCAAATGGTAAAGAAGTACCTGCGTATATTTACTCTGTAGAATTTGAAAAGCCAGGTGGTTTAGTAATGCCAATTATCGTTGAATTAACGTATGCAGATGGTACTACAAAAAGAGAAACTTTTCCTGCACAAATTTGGATGCGTAGCGATACAACTGCAAGAAGAGTATTTTCTTCTACAAAAGAAATTACAAGTATAGTAGTAGATCCTGATTTTGAAACTGCTGATGTTGATACTTCTAACAACAGCTGGCCTAAAAAAGAAGGTAATAAATTTGAAGACTTTAAAAAGAAACAAAAGAACTAA
- the pepE gene encoding dipeptidase PepE: MKNMIIASTSTVFGSTYLEYLLPTLKTHFKNVKTIVFIPFARPGGITYNAYTAIANKAFATINIAVKGLHEFENKKEALQNAEGIFTGGGNTFELVNQIYKHDILQTLKAVLENGTPYLGTSAGSNICGVNMKNTNDMPIVYPPSFKTLGCIPFNINAHYLDPEEGSTHMGETRETRIKEFHVFNDTPVLGLREGSWLAVKNDEITLKGSHTARLFTKDNAAIELESGVEVVV; the protein is encoded by the coding sequence ATGAAAAACATGATTATAGCAAGTACTTCTACAGTTTTTGGAAGTACATATTTAGAATATTTATTGCCAACATTAAAAACGCATTTTAAAAATGTAAAAACCATAGTTTTTATACCTTTCGCAAGACCAGGCGGAATCACGTATAACGCCTATACTGCAATAGCAAATAAAGCATTTGCTACCATTAATATTGCCGTAAAAGGGTTGCATGAGTTTGAAAATAAAAAAGAAGCTTTACAAAATGCTGAAGGAATTTTTACCGGAGGTGGAAATACGTTTGAGTTGGTAAATCAAATTTACAAACATGATATTTTACAAACTTTAAAAGCGGTATTAGAAAACGGAACGCCTTATTTAGGTACAAGTGCCGGTAGTAATATATGTGGTGTTAACATGAAAAACACTAATGATATGCCAATTGTGTATCCGCCAAGTTTTAAAACTTTAGGTTGTATTCCTTTTAACATAAACGCACATTATTTAGATCCAGAAGAAGGTTCTACGCACATGGGCGAAACAAGAGAAACAAGAATAAAAGAGTTTCATGTTTTTAATGATACGCCTGTCTTAGGTTTAAGAGAAGGTAGTTGGTTAGCAGTTAAAAATGATGAAATTACTTTAAAAGGTTCACATACGGCAAGGTTATTTACTAAAGATAATGCTGCAATAGAATTGGAAAGTGGAGTAGAAGTAGTTGTTTAA
- a CDS encoding ArsR/SmtB family transcription factor produces MEWLKDPENNFPPHETLKHFNDGVCVTYIQEKTGLSQSTISTYLTNMEKCGLLISTRHGKWSYFKRNEKVIHNFVMFLK; encoded by the coding sequence ATGGAATGGTTAAAAGATCCTGAAAATAATTTTCCGCCACATGAAACACTAAAGCATTTTAATGATGGTGTTTGTGTAACTTATATTCAAGAAAAAACAGGTTTGTCTCAATCTACAATTTCTACTTATTTAACAAATATGGAAAAATGTGGCTTATTAATCTCTACAAGGCATGGTAAGTGGTCTTATTTTAAAAGAAATGAAAAAGTGATACATAATTTTGTAATGTTTTTAAAATAA